Proteins encoded in a region of the Pseudomonas viciae genome:
- a CDS encoding GntP family permease: MFGMSHETFLLLDAVVTVIGLIILITKFKFHPFIALTIAAAFLGLTSGMPTGTIIKAFQDGFGGVLGFVGIILALGTMLGKMMAESGGADQIAQTLIRAFGKDKVQWAMMFAAFLVGIPLFFEIGFVLLIPLVFIVARRTGVSIIKIGIPLLAGLSAVHGLVPPHPGPLLAIGVFGADIGKTILYGLIVALPTAIIAGPIFGTFIAKHIPGHPNQELVDQLARETNAAELPSFSITLITVLSPVFLMLLKTFADVALPDGNIFRAWMDMIGHPISALLLALLLSLYTFGYKQGIGSSQMLKWLDASLAPTAAIILIIGAGGGFKQMLVTSGVGDVIGHMAVSAQISPILLAWLVAAVIRIATGSATVATITGAGIVVPVVGMMPGVNRELLVLATGAGSLILSHVNDAGFWLVKQYFNMTVAETFKTWTAMETILSVVGLIFILLLSLVV, translated from the coding sequence ATGTTTGGCATGTCCCACGAGACGTTCCTGCTGCTCGATGCAGTGGTCACGGTGATCGGACTTATCATCCTCATCACCAAGTTCAAGTTCCACCCGTTCATTGCACTGACCATCGCCGCCGCTTTCCTCGGCCTGACGTCGGGCATGCCGACCGGCACCATCATCAAGGCGTTCCAGGACGGCTTCGGTGGGGTGTTGGGCTTTGTCGGCATCATCCTGGCGCTGGGCACGATGCTCGGCAAAATGATGGCCGAGTCGGGCGGGGCCGATCAGATCGCCCAGACCCTGATCCGCGCCTTCGGCAAGGATAAGGTGCAGTGGGCCATGATGTTCGCTGCGTTTCTGGTGGGCATCCCGCTGTTCTTCGAAATTGGCTTCGTGCTGCTGATCCCGCTGGTGTTCATCGTCGCGCGCCGCACCGGCGTGTCGATCATCAAGATCGGTATCCCGTTGCTGGCCGGTCTTTCCGCGGTCCACGGCCTGGTGCCACCGCACCCGGGACCGCTGCTGGCGATTGGCGTGTTCGGTGCCGACATCGGTAAGACCATTCTCTACGGCCTGATCGTGGCGCTGCCAACGGCCATTATTGCCGGGCCGATCTTCGGTACGTTCATTGCCAAGCATATCCCCGGCCATCCGAATCAGGAGCTGGTGGACCAACTGGCGCGTGAGACGAACGCGGCCGAGCTGCCAAGCTTCAGCATCACCCTGATCACCGTGCTGTCGCCGGTGTTCCTGATGCTGCTCAAGACCTTCGCCGACGTGGCGCTGCCGGACGGCAACATCTTCCGTGCCTGGATGGACATGATCGGCCACCCGATCTCGGCGCTGTTGCTGGCGTTGTTGCTGTCGCTGTACACCTTCGGCTACAAGCAGGGCATTGGTTCCAGCCAGATGCTCAAATGGCTGGATGCGAGCCTTGCGCCGACCGCCGCGATCATCTTGATCATCGGTGCCGGTGGTGGCTTCAAGCAGATGCTGGTGACCAGCGGCGTGGGTGACGTGATCGGCCACATGGCGGTGAGTGCGCAGATTTCCCCTATCCTGCTGGCCTGGCTGGTGGCGGCGGTGATCCGCATTGCCACGGGTTCGGCGACGGTGGCGACCATTACCGGTGCCGGGATCGTGGTACCGGTGGTGGGGATGATGCCGGGTGTGAACCGTGAGTTGCTGGTGCTGGCGACCGGTGCCGGTTCGTTGATCCTGTCTCACGTCAACGATGCGGGCTTCTGGCTGGTCAAGCAGTACTTCAACATGACCGTGGCTGAAACCTTCAAGACCTGGACCGCGATGGAAACCATCCTGTCCGTGGTGGGGTTGATCTTTATCCTGCTGCTGTCGCTGGTGGTTTAA
- a CDS encoding LacI family DNA-binding transcriptional regulator, translating to MTAPKNDKNTRTTGRPTLNEVARLAGVSPITASRALRGVSTVATELVEKVRQAAVELNYVVNPAARALASAQSHSVVVLVPSLSNLLFIDTLEAIHRVLRPKGFEVVIGNYHYSRDEEEDLLRNYMAYQPRGLLLTGFDRTESARRMIEASNIPCVYMMELDPGAGLNCVGFSQLKAGETAAEHLISKGRKRLAYIGAQLDQRTLLRGEGFRRALQDAGLYDPDLEVLTPRPSSVGLGGELFLQLLASHPDVDAIFFGNDDLAHGALLEALRCGIKIPERVSILGFNDLPASAHMVPRLSSISTPREAIGRRAAEQMLTLMAGNRIAQPVVDLGFELKVREST from the coding sequence ATGACCGCCCCTAAAAACGATAAGAATACCCGCACCACCGGTCGCCCTACGCTCAACGAAGTCGCACGCCTGGCCGGTGTCAGTCCCATCACCGCCTCCCGTGCCCTGCGCGGCGTCAGCACCGTCGCCACCGAACTGGTGGAAAAAGTCCGCCAGGCCGCCGTAGAGCTTAACTACGTCGTCAACCCCGCCGCCCGCGCCCTGGCTTCGGCCCAGAGCCATTCGGTGGTGGTGCTGGTGCCGTCGTTGTCCAACCTGTTGTTCATCGACACCCTGGAAGCCATTCATCGGGTGCTGCGCCCCAAGGGCTTCGAAGTGGTGATCGGTAACTACCACTACTCCCGCGACGAAGAAGAAGACCTGCTGCGCAACTACATGGCCTATCAGCCGCGTGGTTTGTTGCTGACCGGTTTCGACCGCACCGAAAGCGCCCGACGCATGATCGAGGCCAGCAACATTCCCTGCGTATACATGATGGAGCTGGATCCCGGCGCCGGCCTCAATTGCGTCGGTTTTTCCCAGCTCAAGGCCGGCGAAACGGCGGCCGAGCACTTGATTTCCAAGGGGCGCAAGCGCCTGGCCTACATCGGCGCGCAACTGGATCAGCGCACCCTGCTGCGCGGCGAAGGCTTTCGTCGCGCCCTGCAAGACGCCGGGCTGTACGATCCAGACCTGGAAGTGCTGACACCGCGTCCATCATCGGTGGGCCTGGGTGGCGAGTTGTTCCTGCAACTGCTGGCCAGTCACCCGGACGTCGATGCGATCTTCTTCGGCAACGATGACCTGGCCCACGGCGCCCTGCTCGAGGCGTTGCGCTGTGGCATCAAGATCCCCGAGCGCGTCTCGATCCTGGGCTTCAACGACCTGCCCGCCTCGGCCCACATGGTGCCGCGCCTGAGCAGCATCAGCACCCCTCGGGAAGCCATTGGTCGCCGCGCCGCC
- the alaC gene encoding alanine transaminase, which yields MAEQGSPRRFARIDRLPPYVFNITAELKMAARRRGEDIIDLSMGNPDGATPPHIVEKMVTVAQREDTHGYSTSKGIPRLRRAISRWYKDRYEVDIDPETEAIVTIGSKEGLAHLMLATLDQGDTVLVPNPSYPIHIYGAVIAGAQVRSVPLVPGVDFFDELERAIRGSIPKPKMMILGFPSNPTAQCVELDFFERVIALAKQYDVLVIHDLAYADIVYDGWKAPSIMQVPGAKDIAVEFFTLSKSYNMAGWRIGFMVGNPELVNALARIKSYHDYGTFTPLQVAAIAALEGDQQCVRDIAEQYRQRRNVLVKGLHELGWMVENPKASMYVWAKIPEAYAHLGSLEFAKKLLAEAKVCVSPGVGFGEYGDDHVRFALIENQDRIRQAVRGIRGMFRADGLIHKPGA from the coding sequence ATGGCCGAACAAGGTTCGCCGCGCCGCTTTGCGCGCATCGATCGACTCCCCCCGTATGTATTCAATATCACTGCCGAGCTGAAGATGGCTGCGCGTCGGCGCGGCGAAGACATCATCGACTTGAGCATGGGCAACCCCGACGGCGCCACGCCCCCGCACATCGTGGAAAAAATGGTCACCGTCGCCCAGCGTGAAGACACCCACGGCTATTCCACCTCCAAAGGCATCCCGCGCCTGCGCCGCGCCATTTCGCGCTGGTACAAGGACCGCTACGAAGTGGACATCGACCCGGAAACCGAGGCCATCGTCACCATCGGTTCCAAGGAAGGCCTGGCGCATCTGATGCTGGCGACCCTGGACCAGGGCGACACGGTGCTGGTGCCCAACCCCAGCTATCCGATCCACATCTACGGCGCGGTAATCGCCGGCGCCCAGGTACGTTCGGTACCGCTGGTGCCCGGTGTGGATTTCTTCGACGAACTGGAGCGGGCCATTCGCGGCTCGATCCCCAAGCCGAAAATGATGATCCTCGGTTTCCCGTCCAACCCGACCGCGCAGTGCGTGGAGCTGGATTTCTTCGAACGGGTCATCGCCCTCGCCAAGCAATACGACGTGCTGGTGATCCACGACCTGGCCTACGCCGACATCGTCTACGACGGCTGGAAAGCCCCGTCGATCATGCAGGTGCCCGGCGCGAAAGACATCGCAGTGGAATTCTTCACCCTGTCCAAAAGCTACAACATGGCCGGCTGGCGCATCGGCTTCATGGTGGGCAACCCGGAACTGGTCAACGCCCTGGCGCGGATCAAGAGCTACCACGACTACGGTACCTTTACCCCCTTGCAGGTGGCCGCCATCGCCGCCCTGGAAGGCGATCAACAATGCGTGCGCGACATCGCCGAGCAGTACCGCCAGCGCCGCAATGTGCTGGTCAAGGGGCTGCATGAACTGGGCTGGATGGTGGAAAACCCCAAGGCATCGATGTACGTCTGGGCCAAGATCCCCGAGGCCTATGCACACCTGGGCTCATTGGAATTCGCCAAGAAGCTGTTGGCCGAAGCCAAGGTCTGCGTCTCGCCAGGAGTGGGATTCGGGGAGTATGGGGATGATCACGTGCGCTTTGCGCTGATCGAAAACCAGGACCGGATCCGCCAGGCTGTCCGTGGGATCCGCGGGATGTTTCGGGCGGATGGGTTGATACACAAACCTGGCGCCTGA
- a CDS encoding gluconokinase, with amino-acid sequence MNNPITALVIMGVAGCGKTCVSQALCQLSGATAIEGDTFHPAANIQKMSAGIPLNDDDRAGWLDSLCDELRRVDALGERPVLTCSALKHSYRERLRSALPGLGFVFLELTPEVAADRVSHRPGHFMPSTLIDSQFATLQSPVGEPLTLALDASSHSVDELAHQAYVWWLDHGLKLAS; translated from the coding sequence ATGAATAATCCCATCACCGCCCTGGTCATCATGGGCGTTGCCGGTTGCGGCAAAACGTGCGTCAGCCAGGCCCTGTGCCAGTTGAGCGGCGCCACCGCCATCGAAGGCGACACTTTCCACCCTGCGGCCAACATCCAGAAGATGAGCGCCGGTATCCCCTTGAACGACGACGACCGTGCCGGCTGGCTCGACAGCCTGTGCGACGAGTTGCGCCGCGTCGATGCCTTGGGCGAGCGGCCGGTGCTGACCTGCTCGGCCCTCAAGCACAGTTATCGCGAACGTCTGCGCAGTGCCTTGCCGGGCCTGGGCTTTGTATTTCTTGAATTGACCCCCGAAGTGGCCGCCGACCGTGTGTCTCATCGTCCCGGCCATTTCATGCCGTCGACGTTGATCGACAGCCAGTTTGCCACCCTTCAATCCCCTGTCGGCGAGCCCCTGACCCTGGCTCTGGACGCGTCCAGCCACAGCGTTGATGAACTGGCTCACCAGGCTTACGTCTGGTGGCTGGACCACGGTTTGAAGCTGGCCAGCTGA